The Desmonostoc muscorum LEGE 12446 genome includes a region encoding these proteins:
- a CDS encoding ABC1 kinase family protein → MEQGYSDKAYRWNREKYSSRRRFVDIWSFVLTLLFRLWLYNKSWSYTGGVTEAKQTARRKTQALWIRNTLLDLGPTFIKVGQLFSTRADIFPVEYVEELAKLQDKVPAFSYEQVEAIIEQELGKKIPELFQNFEPIPLAAASLGQVHKAVLHTGEAVVIKVQRPGLKKLFEIDLQILKGITRYFQNHPKWGKGRDWLGIYEECCRILWEEIDYLNEGRNADTFRRNFRGYDWVKVPKVYWRYTTSRVLTLEYVPGIKISQYEALEAAGLDRKTIARQGAQAYLLQLLNSGFFHADPHPGNIAISPDGALIFYDFGMMGRIKSNIREGLMETLFGIAQKDGDRVVQSLIDLGAIAPVDDMGPVRRSVQYMLDNFMDKPFENQSVASISDDLYEIAYNQPFRFPATFTFVMRAFSTLEGVGKGLDPEFNFMEVAKPYAMQLMTDMNGSEGNSFLNELSRQAVQVSSTALGLPRRLEDTLEKLERGDMRLRVRSIETERLLRRQSNIQLSMSYALLISGFTLSATILVVMNRVWLALLPTLIAVGISVILIRLLLRLDRYDRMY, encoded by the coding sequence ATGGAACAAGGTTATTCGGATAAGGCATACCGTTGGAATCGGGAAAAATACTCTAGCAGACGGCGTTTTGTGGACATTTGGTCTTTCGTTTTGACCTTATTGTTCAGACTTTGGCTGTACAACAAATCTTGGAGTTATACGGGTGGTGTAACTGAAGCCAAGCAAACTGCAAGACGCAAAACCCAAGCGCTTTGGATTCGCAATACCCTGCTGGACTTAGGCCCAACCTTCATCAAAGTTGGGCAATTGTTTTCTACCCGTGCTGATATATTCCCTGTTGAATATGTAGAAGAACTAGCAAAGTTACAAGACAAAGTACCAGCATTTAGCTATGAACAAGTAGAAGCAATTATTGAACAAGAACTAGGCAAGAAAATTCCTGAACTATTCCAAAATTTTGAACCTATTCCTTTAGCTGCTGCTAGCTTGGGGCAAGTACACAAAGCTGTGCTGCATACTGGAGAAGCAGTTGTAATTAAGGTGCAACGCCCAGGATTAAAGAAGTTATTTGAAATAGATTTACAAATTCTCAAGGGAATTACCCGCTACTTTCAAAATCATCCTAAATGGGGAAAGGGGCGAGATTGGCTCGGTATTTATGAAGAATGTTGTCGCATTCTTTGGGAAGAAATTGATTATCTCAATGAAGGTCGTAACGCTGATACTTTCCGCCGTAACTTTCGCGGCTACGATTGGGTAAAAGTCCCAAAAGTTTACTGGCGTTACACTACCTCCCGTGTGCTGACCTTAGAATATGTCCCTGGAATTAAAATTAGCCAATACGAAGCTTTGGAAGCAGCGGGTTTAGATCGAAAAACCATTGCTCGTCAAGGCGCTCAAGCCTATTTGCTACAGTTACTCAATAGTGGCTTTTTCCACGCTGACCCCCACCCAGGCAATATTGCCATCAGTCCTGATGGTGCTTTGATATTCTACGATTTCGGAATGATGGGACGAATTAAGTCCAACATTCGTGAAGGATTGATGGAAACGCTATTTGGCATTGCCCAAAAAGACGGCGATCGCGTTGTCCAGTCCCTCATCGATTTAGGTGCGATCGCCCCAGTCGATGATATGGGCCCAGTGCGGCGTTCCGTCCAGTACATGCTGGACAATTTCATGGATAAGCCCTTTGAAAACCAATCAGTAGCGTCAATTAGTGATGATCTTTACGAAATAGCTTATAATCAACCATTTAGATTTCCAGCAACTTTCACTTTTGTGATGCGAGCTTTTTCTACCCTAGAGGGGGTAGGCAAAGGCTTAGATCCAGAGTTTAACTTTATGGAAGTTGCCAAACCCTATGCAATGCAGCTTATGACCGATATGAATGGTTCTGAAGGGAATAGCTTTCTTAACGAATTGAGTCGTCAAGCAGTTCAAGTCAGTAGTACCGCGTTGGGTCTACCACGTAGGTTGGAGGATACCCTAGAAAAGTTAGAACGGGGAGACATGCGCCTGCGCGTTCGGTCTATAGAAACTGAACGTTTGTTGCGACGCCAAAGTAATATTCAGCTCTCAATGAGCTATGCTCTGTTAATTAGTGGTTTCACGCTTTCAGCTACTATTCTAGTAGTTATGAATCGTGTATGGTTGGCACTGTTGCCCACTTTAATCGCAGTAGGGATTTCAGTAATTCTGATCCGACTACTTCTACGTCTCGACCGTTATGACCGTATGTATTAA
- a CDS encoding DUF6825 family protein, translating into MSNPLVQAFFVGRAVAEVVNERLEVALTDALSELGKFDAEAREQLRQFTEEVLERANRAAEAANTGQASTSTRQPGSEPTDVQAEIDELRAEIALLRTELQHYRRTSA; encoded by the coding sequence ATGAGTAACCCCCTTGTGCAAGCCTTTTTTGTAGGCAGAGCGGTAGCTGAAGTAGTTAACGAGCGCTTAGAAGTCGCCTTGACCGATGCTTTGAGTGAACTGGGCAAATTTGATGCTGAAGCTAGAGAGCAGTTGCGCCAGTTTACAGAAGAAGTCCTAGAGCGGGCAAATCGAGCAGCAGAAGCTGCTAATACTGGCCAAGCCAGCACAAGCACTAGGCAACCTGGTTCAGAGCCAACAGACGTGCAAGCAGAGATTGATGAATTGCGAGCAGAAATTGCCCTATTGCGAACGGAATTGCAACACTATCGCAGAACTTCTGCATAA
- the abc-f gene encoding ribosomal protection-like ABC-F family protein: MQKKSILLAENLAYELSLERTLFQKVQVSIEAGDSIALVGSNGVGKSTLLKILAGQITPSTGSVSRHGVVYYLPQISTIRQEIVSDTVLNFLISISDEWWNIEEILQTQFKTNLDLYLPIANLSGGELTKLFLAIGLAKEPNLLLLDEPTNHMDLQALESLKEFLLNFTGAYVIVSHKPFFLDQVTDVTWELTPVGLKVYGGNFSHYREQKEIELDAALRSHEVARKELKRTQAAAMQEQQRAAQAQRNGRAKLLNGSIDRMAAGLIKTKAEASAGTAKNKHQAAVARANQKVADTKVKTTKVTSIQLEEKSQKRKNLIDIQGANLTVSERVLLHNIQLHVSCGDRIAIVGANGSGKSTLVKAILGMENQTAVLESGDILLAPAMKAIYLDQTYELVNRQYTILENMQAANPNLNYQLLRQQLGHFLFKYDEVNKSASVLSGGELARLAIAMISISEIDLLILDEPTNNLDIETLEQMVVGINDYQGAIWVISHDLDFLSRINITQSFKFKDQGLQMTTYLPSTPEQYYQELLLCNDE; the protein is encoded by the coding sequence ATGCAGAAAAAATCAATATTATTAGCTGAGAATTTAGCCTATGAACTCAGCTTGGAAAGAACTTTGTTTCAAAAAGTTCAGGTGAGTATTGAAGCAGGCGATTCCATCGCTTTAGTCGGTAGCAATGGTGTAGGAAAATCAACCTTACTCAAAATTCTTGCAGGACAAATCACACCCAGCACAGGTTCAGTTTCGCGTCATGGTGTTGTTTACTATTTGCCCCAAATCAGCACTATCAGGCAAGAAATCGTATCAGATACAGTACTGAATTTTTTGATTTCTATCTCCGATGAATGGTGGAATATTGAGGAAATTTTGCAAACACAATTCAAAACAAATCTTGACCTTTATCTACCAATTGCAAATTTGAGTGGTGGAGAATTGACAAAACTATTTCTAGCGATTGGTTTGGCTAAAGAACCAAATTTGTTATTGCTGGATGAGCCAACTAATCACATGGATTTGCAAGCTTTAGAAAGCTTAAAAGAGTTTCTTTTAAATTTCACTGGCGCGTATGTAATTGTCTCGCACAAACCTTTTTTCTTAGACCAAGTGACAGATGTTACCTGGGAACTGACACCTGTTGGTTTGAAGGTATACGGAGGAAACTTTTCTCATTATCGAGAACAGAAAGAAATCGAGTTAGATGCAGCATTGCGATCGCACGAAGTCGCCAGAAAGGAACTCAAACGCACTCAGGCTGCGGCTATGCAAGAACAACAGCGTGCAGCCCAAGCTCAGCGCAATGGTCGTGCAAAGCTTCTGAATGGCAGTATCGACAGGATGGCAGCCGGACTGATTAAAACCAAAGCTGAAGCCTCAGCCGGAACTGCGAAAAATAAACATCAAGCAGCAGTAGCTAGAGCTAATCAAAAAGTTGCAGATACGAAGGTGAAAACAACAAAAGTCACAAGTATCCAGCTAGAAGAAAAAAGCCAAAAGCGCAAAAATCTAATTGATATTCAAGGTGCGAATCTAACGGTATCAGAACGGGTACTTTTACACAACATTCAATTGCATGTTTCTTGTGGCGATCGCATTGCCATTGTCGGCGCTAATGGTTCCGGTAAATCGACTTTGGTAAAAGCAATTTTGGGAATGGAAAACCAAACAGCAGTTTTAGAATCAGGTGACATTTTGCTTGCACCAGCGATGAAAGCTATATATCTCGATCAAACCTATGAATTAGTAAATCGCCAATACACAATTCTGGAAAATATGCAAGCAGCTAATCCGAATCTCAACTATCAGCTTTTACGCCAACAACTGGGACATTTTTTGTTTAAATACGATGAGGTTAATAAAAGCGCATCTGTACTCAGTGGTGGAGAGTTGGCAAGATTGGCGATCGCTATGATTAGTATCTCTGAAATTGACCTGCTAATCCTTGATGAACCAACTAATAACTTAGATATTGAAACCCTCGAACAAATGGTAGTAGGTATCAATGACTATCAAGGAGCTATTTGGGTAATTTCCCACGATCTAGATTTCCTCAGCCGGATTAATATTACTCAAAGTTTCAAATTCAAAGACCAAGGGTTACAAATGACAACCTATTTACCTAGTACACCAGAGCAATATTATCAAGAATTACTCCTATGTAATGATGAGTGA
- a CDS encoding serine/threonine-protein kinase — protein sequence MSYPDFNEDGYQILRELGRNREGGRITWLASKVDTGEQVVVKQFCFAQAGSSWSGFKAYEKEIQFLQELNHPGIPHYLNSFERPDGFCLVQEYINAPSLVETHSFAPEEIKQIAVKALEILVYLQNRIPPIIHRDIKPENILVDEQLNVYIIDFGFARVGSQEVAASSVFRGTPGFIPPEQMFKPTDATDLYALGATLICLLTGIKSTKIYQLQDQDDPYLIKFHHLLPQLSLRFLDWLEKMVQPLQKNRFANAKSALEALKPLDVIRVAVVDFSQTVLEFKANRLGQKLTQSITVENPIQDTLLEARWEVEPHNNDPPHTPDYHAWISVTPAEFTGNDIRCQVQIDTSKLMADKQYKRQLILHSNAYPQTRTLTVKVQTATLSIEKRELPYIEMMGVFLIFAVFPIVLYFLNVTAINTGWYDAYPALFGATVFGCLVGFITGSASVAGSAAGWMTGGFGFITYVVVAVLFKGGVFNDLVGAVAMLLLTIGGLLAGPWIGGWWSEYLQGWGNTSWKIKVQSATITVLGSLAGALVGSVIGNCLIAVSIILFNEAYPFLVLIVEPIVVAIITSIALIFAKEVIIEGIFTTLVLLLTAGVGISLGIGWKVGFFNQYILLALAFTGLPLATMLSYLPLKQRILIAKYRKFQQNLIKP from the coding sequence ATGAGCTATCCAGATTTCAATGAAGACGGCTATCAAATTTTGCGAGAATTGGGACGTAATCGGGAAGGAGGAAGAATTACTTGGCTAGCATCAAAAGTTGATACTGGGGAACAGGTGGTAGTGAAACAGTTTTGCTTTGCTCAAGCTGGTTCTAGTTGGTCAGGGTTCAAGGCTTACGAAAAAGAAATTCAATTTTTACAGGAACTTAATCATCCTGGTATTCCCCACTATCTCAATTCTTTTGAGCGACCTGATGGCTTTTGTCTAGTTCAAGAATATATCAATGCCCCATCTTTAGTAGAAACTCACAGCTTTGCACCAGAGGAAATTAAACAAATTGCAGTTAAAGCTTTAGAAATTCTTGTATATCTGCAAAATCGTATTCCGCCAATAATTCATCGAGATATTAAACCGGAAAATATTTTGGTAGATGAGCAACTCAACGTCTATATAATTGACTTTGGTTTTGCTCGTGTTGGCAGCCAGGAAGTTGCAGCAAGTAGTGTATTTAGAGGTACTCCTGGCTTTATCCCACCAGAGCAAATGTTTAAACCGACAGACGCTACAGATTTGTATGCTTTGGGTGCAACCTTGATTTGCTTACTAACAGGAATCAAATCAACCAAAATATATCAATTGCAAGATCAAGATGATCCATATTTAATTAAGTTTCACCATCTTCTACCTCAGTTAAGTCTACGGTTTCTAGATTGGTTGGAAAAGATGGTACAACCGCTACAGAAAAACCGTTTTGCTAATGCAAAATCAGCTTTAGAAGCACTAAAGCCACTTGATGTTATTCGTGTAGCGGTAGTTGATTTTAGTCAAACAGTGCTGGAATTTAAAGCGAACCGACTGGGGCAAAAGCTAACGCAAAGCATCACAGTTGAAAATCCCATTCAAGACACTTTGCTAGAAGCTAGATGGGAAGTTGAACCACATAATAATGACCCACCGCATACACCAGATTACCATGCTTGGATTTCGGTGACACCTGCTGAGTTTACTGGGAATGATATTCGGTGTCAGGTTCAGATAGATACGAGTAAATTAATGGCGGATAAGCAGTATAAACGCCAACTTATATTGCATAGTAATGCTTATCCACAGACTCGCACTTTAACTGTGAAGGTACAGACAGCTACTTTATCAATTGAAAAGCGAGAACTGCCATATATAGAAATGATGGGTGTTTTTCTCATTTTTGCAGTTTTTCCTATAGTTTTATACTTTTTAAATGTAACTGCTATTAACACTGGGTGGTACGATGCTTACCCTGCTTTGTTTGGTGCAACAGTATTTGGGTGTTTAGTTGGGTTTATTACTGGGTCTGCATCTGTGGCAGGTTCCGCAGCAGGTTGGATGACTGGTGGTTTTGGATTTATTACTTATGTTGTAGTAGCAGTTTTATTCAAGGGCGGGGTTTTTAATGATTTAGTTGGAGCTGTTGCGATGCTTCTGCTGACTATAGGAGGATTATTAGCTGGTCCTTGGATTGGTGGTTGGTGGAGTGAGTATTTACAAGGCTGGGGAAACACGTCTTGGAAAATTAAGGTACAAAGCGCAACTATTACTGTATTAGGCTCTTTAGCAGGTGCTTTGGTTGGTTCTGTGATTGGGAATTGTCTGATAGCTGTGAGCATAATTCTATTCAATGAAGCTTACCCTTTTTTGGTTTTGATTGTTGAACCGATTGTTGTAGCTATAATTACTTCAATAGCTTTAATTTTTGCTAAAGAAGTAATCATAGAAGGTATATTTACTACTCTAGTCTTACTACTTACAGCAGGAGTAGGAATTAGTCTCGGAATTGGCTGGAAAGTAGGGTTTTTTAACCAATATATTTTGTTAGCATTAGCATTCACCGGACTACCTTTAGCAACTATGTTGTCTTATTTACCCTTAAAACAACGTATATTAATTGCTAAATATCGTAAATTTCAGCAAAATTTGATCAAGCCATAA
- a CDS encoding DUF433 domain-containing protein, giving the protein MSTKHLTEYFNFLSSEDIRLKDSRIGIETILYEYIDCGRSPEEIAQIYQTISLEQVYATILYYLQNKETVSAYIKNWIEHGHRMREQQRLNPPPVSEKLRQLRIKRQAKQQA; this is encoded by the coding sequence ATGTCTACCAAACATCTCACAGAGTATTTCAACTTTCTTTCTTCTGAAGACATTAGACTCAAAGACTCAAGAATTGGGATTGAAACAATTCTTTATGAATACATTGATTGTGGACGTTCTCCAGAAGAAATTGCCCAAATCTATCAAACAATATCTTTAGAGCAAGTTTATGCGACCATTCTTTATTATCTGCAAAACAAAGAAACTGTCAGTGCTTACATAAAAAACTGGATAGAACACGGTCATAGAATGCGAGAACAACAGAGACTGAATCCCCCACCAGTGTCAGAAAAACTGCGTCAACTCCGAATTAAAAGACAAGCTAAACAGCAAGCATGA
- a CDS encoding DUF5615 family PIN-like protein codes for MTLQYLIDENVNPIYPNQIRLREPDIAIKVVGESGTSPKSTLDPEILCWCEDNNFILVTNNRTSMPVHLADHIAVNRHVPGIFILNPNLSIGENIEELIIVALASEDDEYQDRIVYLPLP; via the coding sequence ATGACACTGCAATATCTGATTGATGAAAATGTCAATCCTATATATCCAAATCAAATTAGACTACGAGAACCTGATATTGCGATCAAAGTGGTAGGAGAATCAGGAACTTCACCAAAAAGTACACTCGATCCAGAAATTCTGTGTTGGTGTGAGGATAATAATTTCATATTAGTGACAAATAACCGAACTTCTATGCCAGTACATTTAGCTGACCATATTGCTGTTAATCGTCACGTACCAGGAATTTTCATCTTAAATCCAAATTTAAGTATTGGTGAAAATATAGAAGAACTCATAATAGTTGCTTTGGCATCAGAAGACGATGAATATCAAGACAGAATAGTTTATTTACCATTACCCTAA
- a CDS encoding Uma2 family endonuclease, whose amino-acid sequence MTITQELESQQGICQDVIFPPGDLFSDEPPLESELHLRQIILLLTCLEWLWRDRNDFYAAGNLTIYYSPHQRKSEYFRGPDFFVVLGCERKTRKSWVVWEEDGKYPNVILEILSDSTANTDRGLKKEIYQDTFRTPDYFWFDPYTQEFAGFHLVDGEYQPLQASEQGYLWSQQLGLYLGVYQGLLRFFTRDGKLVPTPEERAERLAAKLRELNIDPDII is encoded by the coding sequence ATGACCATAACTCAAGAATTAGAATCTCAACAAGGCATCTGCCAAGATGTTATATTTCCCCCTGGTGATTTATTTAGTGATGAACCTCCCTTGGAAAGCGAACTGCATCTACGACAAATAATCTTACTTTTAACATGTCTGGAATGGCTGTGGCGAGATAGAAATGATTTCTACGCAGCGGGAAATCTAACTATCTACTACAGTCCACACCAACGCAAATCAGAATACTTCCGAGGGCCAGACTTTTTTGTAGTGCTGGGATGTGAACGCAAAACCCGCAAAAGCTGGGTAGTCTGGGAAGAAGATGGCAAATATCCCAATGTAATTCTCGAAATTTTGTCTGACTCAACAGCAAATACAGACAGAGGTTTAAAAAAGGAAATTTATCAAGATACTTTCCGGACACCCGATTATTTTTGGTTCGACCCTTACACACAAGAATTTGCGGGATTTCATTTAGTAGATGGAGAATATCAACCGCTACAAGCAAGTGAACAAGGATATTTGTGGAGTCAGCAGCTAGGGTTATATTTGGGAGTTTATCAGGGACTATTGCGGTTTTTTACACGAGATGGAAAACTAGTACCAACACCTGAAGAAAGGGCAGAACGTTTGGCAGCAAAATTGCGAGAGTTAAATATCGATCCAGATATAATTTAA
- a CDS encoding CBS domain-containing protein, with translation MDLILCHTTTDFDALGAGVGLTRLLPGSKIVLTGGSHPPVRDFLALHRDEYPLIERRSVIPEKIRSLTVVDTQQRDRLGKAAEWLDLPNVREIIVYDHHLGQESDIPATRSHISSVGATTTLIVEQLQQQQISLTPAEATVMALGIHVDTGSLTFDQSTPRDALALAWLMQQGASLSVISTYRDPGLSLQLQQLLTKALENLEYLCLRGYTVAWVTLKTENFVPGLSSLASELVELTEIDAILLANEYPLGDGDSRLTVIGRSQIPKTNLNLLFQLFGGGGHSQAASLNLRGVDSQAILQQILNGFKAQIPHPPTARDLMSSPVRTILPETTIAEAQRILLRYGHSGLSVVNAQGQLVGIISRRDIDIALHHGFSHAPAKGYMTTNLKTITPDTTLPQIEALMVTYDIGRLPVLENGQLVGIVTRTDVLRELHEEDALTRGHGDEETGLLVASERLNLSVSSSFAPQLWQLLTTASQEAEKRGWHLYLVGGAVRDLLLAGAAGNLMIKDIDLVVDGFHKSADVGAGVELAKALQKLYPAARLEIHGAFQTAALLWHKDPELDSLWVDIATARTEFYPYPAANPEVEASSIRQDLYRRDFTINALALRLTSSRAGELLDFFGGLLDLQAKQIRVLHPNSFIEDPTRIYRGVRFAVRFDFEIEPQTQEFIRYAINSGVYDRTAQENTKTPALQTRLKTELKHILEAPYWKSALQLLDNLGALQCIHPTLKLDVELLRQLRLLERCLRRFDHQQTLIHWEMRLEMIIAHLEPQYRAKVAKNLQLQEDGIKRLQNLAKAQAEVLESLPGCQRPSQVVQFLRQYDLPMLILIALQSQQVIRRQIWHYLTVLANIAPILNGNDLKKLGYKPGAQYRQMLDDLLAATLDGVIKNKVEGEKFLARSYPR, from the coding sequence ATGGATTTAATTCTTTGCCACACAACGACTGATTTTGATGCACTAGGAGCAGGGGTGGGACTAACGCGCTTACTACCGGGAAGCAAGATTGTGCTGACTGGCGGCTCTCACCCTCCTGTACGGGATTTTTTAGCGTTGCATCGGGATGAATATCCGCTGATTGAACGGCGTTCAGTGATTCCAGAAAAAATTCGCTCTCTGACTGTGGTGGATACGCAACAGCGCGATCGCCTGGGTAAAGCTGCCGAGTGGTTAGATTTACCGAATGTAAGAGAGATTATAGTTTATGACCATCATTTAGGGCAAGAATCAGATATTCCGGCGACGCGATCGCATATTTCTTCAGTAGGAGCTACCACAACTTTAATTGTGGAGCAATTGCAACAACAGCAAATCTCCCTAACTCCTGCTGAAGCCACAGTCATGGCTTTGGGTATTCATGTTGACACGGGGTCGTTAACTTTTGACCAGTCCACACCACGGGATGCTTTAGCTTTGGCTTGGTTGATGCAACAAGGTGCTAGTTTATCAGTAATTTCCACATACCGTGACCCTGGATTGTCTCTGCAATTGCAGCAGCTATTAACTAAAGCGCTGGAAAATTTAGAATATCTCTGTTTACGCGGATATACAGTTGCTTGGGTAACTTTAAAGACAGAAAATTTTGTGCCTGGTTTATCGAGTCTAGCTTCAGAACTCGTGGAATTAACCGAAATTGATGCCATCCTGTTGGCTAATGAGTATCCTTTGGGTGATGGTGATTCAAGGTTAACAGTAATAGGGCGATCGCAAATTCCCAAAACAAATCTCAATCTATTATTCCAACTCTTCGGCGGTGGCGGTCATTCCCAAGCTGCATCGCTGAACTTAAGAGGAGTAGATTCACAGGCAATATTACAACAGATCCTTAACGGCTTCAAAGCGCAAATTCCCCATCCCCCAACTGCCAGGGATTTGATGTCCTCCCCTGTACGCACCATTCTGCCTGAAACCACCATTGCCGAAGCCCAGCGCATTTTATTGCGTTATGGACACTCTGGTTTATCTGTAGTCAATGCTCAAGGGCAATTGGTAGGTATTATTTCGCGGCGGGATATTGATATTGCCCTGCACCACGGGTTTAGTCATGCGCCAGCCAAGGGCTACATGACCACGAATCTCAAAACCATTACACCAGATACGACACTGCCACAAATTGAGGCGCTGATGGTGACATACGATATCGGGCGCTTACCAGTATTAGAAAACGGGCAATTAGTTGGTATTGTTACACGTACTGATGTCTTGCGGGAATTACATGAAGAGGACGCTCTGACGCGGGGACACGGGGACGAGGAGACTGGTTTACTAGTTGCATCAGAGCGTCTTAATCTCTCCGTGTCATCTTCTTTTGCTCCTCAGTTATGGCAATTGCTGACTACAGCATCGCAAGAAGCAGAAAAACGGGGTTGGCATCTTTATCTTGTTGGGGGTGCGGTGCGGGACTTGCTGTTAGCTGGTGCAGCAGGCAACTTGATGATTAAAGATATTGACCTTGTAGTTGACGGCTTTCACAAATCAGCAGATGTTGGGGCTGGTGTGGAATTAGCAAAGGCACTGCAAAAACTTTACCCAGCAGCTCGTTTAGAAATCCACGGGGCTTTTCAAACTGCGGCTTTGCTGTGGCACAAAGACCCAGAATTAGATTCTCTATGGGTGGATATTGCTACCGCTAGGACAGAATTTTATCCTTACCCAGCAGCGAATCCGGAAGTTGAAGCGAGTTCTATTCGTCAAGATTTGTATCGTCGAGACTTTACCATCAACGCCCTAGCTTTGCGGCTGACTTCCTCCCGTGCTGGCGAATTACTTGATTTCTTTGGTGGTTTACTCGATTTACAAGCTAAGCAAATTCGGGTTTTACACCCCAACAGCTTTATCGAAGACCCCACCCGCATTTATCGCGGCGTGCGCTTTGCTGTGCGCTTTGACTTTGAGATTGAACCGCAAACACAAGAGTTTATCCGCTATGCCATCAACAGTGGCGTTTACGATCGCACTGCTCAAGAGAATACCAAAACTCCAGCTTTGCAAACAAGACTCAAAACTGAATTAAAGCACATCCTAGAAGCCCCCTACTGGAAATCGGCTCTACAGTTACTCGATAACTTAGGGGCATTGCAATGCATTCATCCTACCCTGAAGTTAGATGTAGAACTACTGCGGCAATTACGTTTGTTAGAACGTTGTTTGCGGCGATTTGACCACCAACAAACCCTAATTCACTGGGAAATGCGTTTAGAGATGATAATCGCCCACCTAGAACCACAATATCGGGCGAAAGTGGCAAAAAATCTGCAATTGCAAGAGGATGGCATTAAACGGTTACAAAACTTAGCTAAGGCTCAAGCTGAGGTTTTAGAATCTTTACCTGGCTGTCAACGCCCTAGTCAAGTAGTTCAATTTCTAAGGCAATACGACTTACCAATGTTAATTTTAATTGCCTTACAAAGCCAGCAAGTAATCAGGCGGCAGATATGGCATTACTTGACAGTTTTGGCTAACATTGCGCCAATTCTAAATGGTAATGACTTAAAAAAATTAGGTTATAAACCAGGGGCGCAGTATCGACAAATGTTAGATGATTTACTTGCTGCAACTTTAGATGGAGTGATTAAAAATAAAGTAGAGGGAGAGAAGTTTTTAGCTCGGTCTTATCCTCGGTAA
- the psbZ gene encoding photosystem II reaction center protein PsbZ, whose protein sequence is MTIIFQFALIGLVLLSFVLVVGVPVAYATPQNWVESKKLLWLGSGVWIALVLLVGLLNFFVV, encoded by the coding sequence ATGACCATAATATTCCAATTTGCTTTGATTGGCCTAGTCCTGTTGTCTTTTGTTCTAGTTGTCGGTGTTCCCGTTGCTTACGCCACTCCCCAAAATTGGGTTGAATCTAAAAAGCTCCTTTGGCTTGGTTCTGGCGTCTGGATTGCTTTGGTACTTTTAGTTGGTTTGTTAAACTTTTTTGTCGTCTAG
- the ribH gene encoding 6,7-dimethyl-8-ribityllumazine synthase — MAVFEGTFTQTEPLRFAVVIGRFNDLVTGKLLEGCQDCLKRHGVDPNPHGNQVDYVWVPGSFEVPLVARQLALSHRYDAVICLGAVIRGQTPHFDYVSAEVSKGIAAASFQTGVPVIFGILTVDTMQQALERAGIKGNHGWDYALNALEMASLMRQLRSNLAEPYSRNSQSLPPSFPTASVGNLTVESEELS, encoded by the coding sequence ATGGCAGTTTTTGAGGGAACTTTTACTCAAACGGAACCTTTGCGTTTTGCAGTGGTGATTGGTCGATTCAATGACCTGGTTACCGGAAAGCTGCTAGAGGGATGTCAAGATTGCTTGAAACGCCACGGTGTAGACCCCAATCCCCACGGTAATCAGGTAGACTACGTGTGGGTACCAGGAAGTTTTGAAGTACCTTTAGTAGCTCGCCAACTAGCACTTTCCCATCGTTATGATGCTGTAATTTGTCTTGGTGCAGTCATTCGAGGACAAACACCCCATTTTGATTACGTATCCGCCGAAGTTTCTAAAGGCATTGCCGCCGCTAGCTTTCAAACTGGGGTGCCAGTCATTTTTGGAATTTTGACAGTAGATACTATGCAGCAAGCCTTAGAACGGGCAGGCATCAAAGGTAATCATGGTTGGGATTACGCGCTAAATGCCCTAGAAATGGCTAGCCTGATGCGGCAACTGCGTTCTAACTTGGCAGAACCATATTCTCGTAATAGCCAGTCTTTGCCACCTTCTTTTCCAACTGCCAGCGTCGGCAATTTAACAGTAGAGTCAGAAGAACTGAGTTAG